The Neoasaia chiangmaiensis sequence GGCTGCCTTGAGGGTGTCATCGACACGGAACGTCACGGCGGACATGGCTTCCTCCTGATTGCAGGACAAATGTAATACATTTGTACAAACAAGAGAAGGAAAAATGGTGATCTCTGGCGGGCTTGAGGCGGTGAATTGGAGGGAACGGGTTTCACTCATCCGGATATCATGCCGAACTGCCGCTGGCAGACTGCAGGACGAAGAAAAAAGGGAACTCGCGTCGATCCCCCACGAGCGCTGCTTGCGCGGTAGGTGCTTTGTAAGAACGATTCAATGAATCACGCCGCGGCTTGAAATGCTTCGACCTTCTGAAATTCAGGGAGAACCACTGGATGATATTGGGCAAGATAGCGAACCACCCGCGCGTTGCTCAACAAGGCGCGAATATAACCGACGGCCAAAATCAAGATGAGATGATCCTGGCCATAGTCCTTTTCGATGATTTTGAATTCCCGATCGAGCGTGGCGGATTCGTGTTCCATGGTTGCGATCTGAGCTTCAGCCAGACCACGGACCTGCTTTTGACGCGGTTGCACCAGGAGGTCTTTCCGCGTCGCTGCGACGATCGATTTTGCGTACGAGACACTGTATTTGCTCATAGCATTCATTGCCATTGCCGCTTCAATTTGCCGGATAGGCTTCAACCGCTTTAGTTCTGCGAACGTGGCGATCGGGACGTGTCGATCCTTAAGAAGGTCGACGGCTTCGGGGCATATACCCTCGACGAGGGTGCGCTTGTGCCGGATACTGTTGATATTAACATTAAGTGCGCGGGCCAGTCGCTCTTCTGATACTCCTTTTTTGATCGCTTTCAGAATCATCCTGTGTTCTTGAATTGTAGCAAGGCGGCTGATCTTCTTATTATAGGTGAAGCCTTCGTCATCGAGGGCCACCAAGCATACTGCTTCTTGCTGGCCCCGCTCCTTCAGAATGTCGATGCGAAGATAGCCATCGAGAAGGTGGTAGCGATTGGGATTTCTTCCATCGCGTGCGACAACCGGAGGCTCGATCAGGCCAACTTCAGTGATTGTGGCCGCAATCTGCCCATATTTTTTGCTCTTGCGAATGGCCGGAGACACGTCACGCAATAGGCCAATTTCGGAGATCGGGATGCGAATGCTGGCCCGCTCGAAGGCCATACGCACCTTGGATCGGGGGGCGGTCATGACATGTGGCCTCCAGCTCCGGAGAGATGTTCGCAAAGCTCCTGAGGCATATCGCGTAATCCCTCACTTTCAAGAATTTCCATCATTGCGCGGTCGGCAAATAATTTGCGCAAGGCGTTGGTTACGAATGTAAGGCGACTTTTGGCGATTTCGGCCCGACGTACCAAAAGCCGTTTGCGATCGGTTTCCTCCCGATAGGCATTGAGGAGGGACGCGGACGATACGGCTGCACCGTCCGTTCGGAAGGAAAGAACATGCTTGCCTCGTTTCTTCCGCTGCTCGACAAGTCGCTTGGCTGCCAATAGTTTTCGACCTCGAAGCAAGTTGTTTTCATAAGCGTGCTGAAGAGCAAGTTGGACGCCAGGTTCGTCGGCGTCAGCGATCTCGATCGCTACCGAAATTGGCATTTGCCCGGCCTCAACAGCTTGCAGAAGGCGTTGTTCGCCTTTTTCCAGAAGGCGCAGGACGCCGCCGACGAACTCACCCGAAAGCCCGGTCTGCCGCGCAATGTCAGCTACCGTGTGGCCACGTTGCTTCATGCCGCCGATGTCCTGAAGCAGATCCAAAGACCGATGATGCCGACGTGCGCAATTTTCGACTAGGCTGGCGACAAGACAATCCTCCATGTCGGCGTTGACAACCAATGCCGGTATTTCCGTCTCGCCAAGCTCGCGAAATGCTTCGAGCCGCCCCTGTCCGCATACCAGATCGTAGAAAGGGCCATCGGCCTCTGCTCTCCGAGTAACGGTAATCGGCCGCTTAAGACCAACCGTGGAAATGCTGTCGAT is a genomic window containing:
- a CDS encoding plasmid partitioning protein RepB C-terminal domain-containing protein; translated protein: MTARPAQRVEMVPVDRISVLNPRVRNPRVFKEIIDSISTVGLKRPITVTRRAEADGPFYDLVCGQGRLEAFRELGETEIPALVVNADMEDCLVASLVENCARRHHRSLDLLQDIGGMKQRGHTVADIARQTGLSGEFVGGVLRLLEKGEQRLLQAVEAGQMPISVAIEIADADEPGVQLALQHAYENNLLRGRKLLAAKRLVEQRKKRGKHVLSFRTDGAAVSSASLLNAYREETDRKRLLVRRAEIAKSRLTFVTNALRKLFADRAMMEILESEGLRDMPQELCEHLSGAGGHMS
- a CDS encoding plasmid partitioning protein RepB C-terminal domain-containing protein, which codes for MTAPRSKVRMAFERASIRIPISEIGLLRDVSPAIRKSKKYGQIAATITEVGLIEPPVVARDGRNPNRYHLLDGYLRIDILKERGQQEAVCLVALDDEGFTYNKKISRLATIQEHRMILKAIKKGVSEERLARALNVNINSIRHKRTLVEGICPEAVDLLKDRHVPIATFAELKRLKPIRQIEAAMAMNAMSKYSVSYAKSIVAATRKDLLVQPRQKQVRGLAEAQIATMEHESATLDREFKIIEKDYGQDHLILILAVGYIRALLSNARVVRYLAQYHPVVLPEFQKVEAFQAAA